The Mastacembelus armatus chromosome 9, fMasArm1.2, whole genome shotgun sequence genome contains a region encoding:
- the smarcb1a gene encoding SWI/SNF-related matrix-associated actin-dependent regulator of chromatin subfamily B member 1-A — MALSKTFGQKPVKFQLEEDGEFYMIGSEVGNYLRMFRGSLYKRYPSLWRKLASVEERKKIVESSHDHGYTQLATSVTLLKASEVEEILEGNDEKYKAVSISTEPPAYLREQKAKRNSQWVPTLPNSSHHLDAVPCSTTINRSRLGRDKKRTFPLCFDDHDPAVIHENATQPEVLVPIRLDMEIEGQKLRDAFTWNMNEKLMTPEMFAEILCDDLDLNPLAFVPAIASAIRQQIESYPTDSILEDQMDQRVIIKLNIHVGNISLVDQFEWDMSERENSPEKFALKLCSELGLGGEFVTTIAYSIRGQLSWHQRTYAFSENPLPTVEIAIRNTGDADQWCPLLETLTDAEMEKKIRDQDRNTRRMRRLANTAPAW; from the exons ATGGCGCTTAGCAAGACGTTTGGACAGAAACCGGTTAAATTTCAGCTCGAGGAGGATGGAGAGTTTTACATGATCGGATCCGAG gtgggAAACTACCTCCGTATGTTCAGAGGCTCCCTGTATAAAAGATACCCGTCATTATGGAGGAAACTGGCATCAGTAGAAGAACGGAAGAAAATAGTGGAGTCATCACATG ATCACGGTTACACTCAGCTGGCCACCAGCGTGACCCTGCTGAAGGCTTCGGAGGTCGAGGAGATCCTTGAAGGAAACGATGAGAAGTACAAAGCTGTCTCCATCAGCACTGAGCCCCCCGCCTACCTCAG GGAACAGAAGGCGAAGAGGAACAGCCAGTGGGTTCCAACGCTGCCCAACAGTTCTCACCACCTGGACGCTGTGCCCTGCTCCACCACCATCAACCGCAGCCGACTGGGCCGGGACAAGAAGAGGACCTTCCCCCTGTG CTTTGACGACCACGATCCAGCAGTGATCCACGAGAACGCCACTCAGCCTGAAGTCCTGGTTCCAATCCGTCTGGACATGGAGATAGAGGGACAGAAGCTCAGAGACGCTTTCACCTGGAATATGAACG AGAAGCTGATGACGCCTGAGATGTTTGCTGAGATCCTCTGTGACGACCTGGACCTCAACCCATTGGCCTTCGTTCCCGCCATCGCCTCCGCCATCCGACAGCAGATCGAGTCATATCCAACAGACAGTATCCTGGAGGACCAGATGGACCAGAGGGTCATCATCAAG TTAAACATCCATGTGGGGAACATCTCGCTGGTGGACCAGTTTGAGTGGGACATGTCTGAGAGGGAGAACTCCCCGGAGAAATTTGCCCTGAAGCTGTGCTCGGAGCTCGGCCTGGGCGGCGAATTTGTCACGACCATCGCCTACAGTATCCGTGGTCAGCTGAGCTGGCACCAGAGGACGTACGCCTTCAG TGAGAACCCCCTGCCCACAGTGGAGATAGCCATAAGAAACACGGGCGATGCTGACCAGTGGTGCCCCCTGCTGGAGACCCTGACAGATGCTGAGATGGAGAAGAAGATCAGAGACCAGGACAGAAACACAAG GCGAATGAGGCGACTGGCGAACACGGCACCTGCGTGGTAG
- the LOC113139168 gene encoding derlin-2-like translates to MALSFTQEYFQIPVVTRVYTTACVLTTAAVQLEVITPFQLYFNPDLIIRRYQIWRLVTSFLFFGSLGFSFVFNIIFLYRYCRMLEEGSFRGRTADFVFMFLFGGIVMTLFALFANVLFLGQAFIVMLVYVWSRRHPLIRMNFFGLLNFQASFLPWVLMGFSLLIGNSVVVDLLGIGVGHVYYFLEDVFPKQPGGRKLLLTPELLRVMFDRPEDPDSHLLHEEQQDGDVRQDEEQHD, encoded by the exons atgGCTCTGAGCTTCACTCAGGAGTATTTCCAGATCCCTGTGGTGACCCGAGTCTACACGACCGCCTGCGTCCTCACCACCGCTGCCGTG caACTTGAGGTCATCACTCCCTTCCAGCTGTACTTTAACCCAGACCTCATCATCAGAAGATACCag ATATGGCGACTGGTAACCAGCTTCCTCTTCTTTGGGTCTCTTGGATTCAGTTTTGTGTTCAACATCATCTTCCT GTATCGATACTGTCGGATGCTGGAGGAAGGCAGTTTCCGGGGAAGGACGGCGGACTTTGTGTTCATGTTCCTGTTCGGAGGAATCGTCATGACT ctgttcgCTCTGTTCGCCAACGTCCTCTTCCTGGGTCAGGCCTTCATCGTCATGCTGGTGTACGTGTGGAGCAGACGTCATCCGCTCATACGCATGAACTTCTTCGGCCTCCTCAACTTCCAGGCCTCCTTTCTCCCCTGGGTGCTCATGGGATTTTCGCTGCTGATCGGAAACTCCGTCGTGGTCGACCTCCTAG GTATCGGTGTCGGCCACGTGTACTACTTCCTAGAAGACGTGTTTCCAAAGCAGCCGGGAGggaggaagctgctgctgacacCAGAACTTCT GCGGGTCATGTTTGACCGACCGGAGGACCCAGACTCCCACCTCCTCCATGAAGAGCAGCAGGATGGAGATGTGCGGCAGGACGAGGAGCAGCATGACTGA